A stretch of the Acidobacteriota bacterium genome encodes the following:
- a CDS encoding PQQ-binding-like beta-propeller repeat protein, giving the protein MKLGTRYIPVIVAFFLGIGGSAAVAQMVTYNGGVTHTGYYDEPPLHELKGLKWKYDTGADLVTSPLLAYGGCLFFGDGAGWFHAVDIQSGKERWRFNAGQTVAGCPTVFNDKAYWGCGAGILYVLDPRSGKELRRFQTDGRLENRDGAICFPPLVHDGMVFFTSHDHSLYALDVDSLEIKFKLQTENSMCCSPSRCGNVIYLANASGYVSAIDVSARAVIWRFKAAKNVYHAPAIADGIAYFCSQDHFAYAVDATTGKEIWRFEADGVISKEPAIHNGCVYFTTLFSHLYALDAKSGRLIWDVRKEGKAYSKAIVAGDVVYWGGGDHHLYALSASSGKMLWRFEADAAVNYPSCHGGMVFFGSGGSVYALE; this is encoded by the coding sequence ATGAAGCTCGGTACCCGGTACATACCAGTCATCGTGGCTTTCTTCCTCGGAATTGGAGGATCTGCGGCTGTAGCCCAGATGGTGACTTACAACGGCGGCGTCACGCATACGGGCTACTACGACGAGCCGCCGCTGCATGAACTGAAAGGGTTGAAATGGAAATACGACACCGGCGCCGACCTGGTCACGTCGCCGCTGCTGGCCTATGGCGGCTGTCTGTTTTTTGGGGATGGAGCCGGGTGGTTTCACGCCGTCGATATTCAATCAGGAAAAGAGAGGTGGCGATTCAATGCCGGCCAGACTGTCGCCGGCTGCCCCACCGTCTTCAACGACAAGGCCTACTGGGGCTGCGGAGCGGGCATTCTCTACGTGCTGGATCCGCGTTCGGGCAAGGAACTCCGCCGATTTCAGACTGATGGTCGCCTCGAGAACCGAGATGGGGCGATTTGTTTCCCGCCGCTGGTTCATGACGGGATGGTTTTCTTTACCAGTCATGACCACAGTCTCTATGCGTTGGATGTCGACTCCCTCGAGATCAAGTTCAAGCTCCAGACCGAGAACTCCATGTGCTGCAGCCCTTCCCGGTGCGGCAATGTCATCTATCTGGCCAACGCGAGCGGATACGTCTCTGCGATTGACGTGAGCGCGCGTGCCGTGATCTGGCGATTCAAAGCCGCGAAGAATGTCTATCATGCGCCGGCCATAGCCGACGGGATTGCGTATTTCTGCAGCCAGGACCACTTCGCCTACGCGGTGGACGCAACCACCGGCAAGGAGATATGGAGATTTGAGGCCGACGGCGTGATCAGCAAGGAGCCCGCGATTCACAACGGATGTGTGTATTTCACCACCCTCTTCAGCCACCTCTACGCGCTGGACGCAAAGAGCGGCCGATTGATCTGGGACGTCCGGAAGGAGGGTAAAGCGTATTCCAAAGCGATCGTCGCCGGCGATGTGGTCTACTGGGGCGGTGGCGATCATCATCTCTATGCGCTCAGCGCTTCGAGCGGCAAGATGCTGTGGCG
- a CDS encoding S9 family peptidase: protein MRNATIGILLTAILTAAGILGVPAADPPAIQYPKTATVDQTDDYHGTKVADPYRWLEDDKAPAVAAWVQEQNALTFGYLDKIPYRDAIRKRLETLMNYPRYSAPFRAGDYYFFSKNDGLQNQSVTYYQKGLTGEPRVFLDPNALSKDGTTRAGLAGFSEDDRYVVVRYSAAGSDWGELKVMGVASRRELSDHLKWVKFSGAAWRGNGFYYSRYDAPKSGEELTARNENQKIYYHKLGDPQDKDRLVFEDPEHPLRYHGASVTEDGRYLIISSSEGTHGNEVRVRDLKRKGSQFQVLCPGFRYNYSIIDNVGDRFLVHTDHGAPNYRVVLIDPRRPEPENWQTVVAEKKDVLRGASTAGGKLFCTYLVDVSTRVYQHALNGRLEKEIELPGLGSAGGFYGKKKDTTLFYTFTNFTYPPVIFKYDLKTGRSELFRRTELPFDPAGFEAKQVFYPSKDGTKIPMFIVHRKGLALTGDNPTYLYGYGGFNASMTPSFSATLMLWLESGGVYAMANLRGGGEYGESWHQAGMREKKQNVFDDFIAAAEYLIREKYTSSERLAIAGGSNGGLLVGACMTQRPELYKVALPAVGVMDMLRFHKFTVGWGWTVEYGTSDDPDQFNYLKAYSPLHNLKPGVRYPATLVTTADHDDRVVPAHSFKFIATLQACQAGPDPVLIRIETRSGHGASSLTKGLDLQADTWAFTFWNMGVKPKVGE, encoded by the coding sequence GCGATCCAGTATCCCAAGACGGCCACGGTGGACCAGACGGACGACTACCACGGCACGAAGGTGGCCGACCCGTACCGCTGGCTCGAAGACGACAAGGCCCCGGCCGTGGCCGCTTGGGTGCAGGAGCAGAACGCCCTCACCTTCGGCTACCTGGACAAGATCCCTTACCGCGACGCCATCCGCAAGCGACTGGAGACGCTGATGAACTATCCCCGCTACAGCGCGCCGTTCCGGGCGGGCGATTACTACTTCTTCAGCAAGAACGACGGCCTCCAGAACCAGAGCGTGACCTATTACCAGAAGGGCCTGACCGGCGAGCCCCGGGTCTTCCTCGACCCCAATGCGCTCTCGAAGGACGGCACCACGCGGGCCGGCCTGGCCGGTTTCTCCGAGGACGACCGCTACGTCGTGGTCCGCTACTCGGCGGCCGGCTCCGACTGGGGCGAGTTGAAGGTCATGGGCGTGGCCAGCCGCCGCGAACTGTCGGACCACCTGAAGTGGGTCAAGTTTTCCGGCGCGGCCTGGCGGGGCAACGGCTTCTACTACAGCCGCTATGACGCTCCCAAGTCGGGCGAGGAGCTCACCGCCCGCAACGAGAACCAGAAGATTTACTACCACAAGCTGGGCGACCCCCAGGACAAGGACCGCCTCGTCTTCGAGGACCCCGAGCATCCGCTGCGCTACCACGGCGCCAGCGTGACCGAGGACGGGCGTTACCTGATCATCTCCAGCTCCGAGGGGACCCACGGCAACGAGGTGCGCGTCCGCGACCTGAAGCGCAAGGGCAGCCAGTTCCAGGTGCTCTGCCCGGGCTTCCGGTACAACTACTCGATCATCGACAACGTGGGCGATCGCTTCCTCGTCCACACGGACCACGGGGCGCCCAACTATCGGGTGGTGCTGATCGACCCGCGCCGGCCCGAACCGGAGAACTGGCAGACCGTCGTCGCCGAGAAGAAGGACGTGCTGCGCGGCGCCTCGACCGCCGGCGGCAAGCTGTTCTGCACCTACCTCGTGGACGTGTCCACCCGCGTCTACCAGCACGCCCTCAACGGCAGGCTGGAAAAAGAGATCGAACTCCCCGGCCTGGGATCGGCGGGCGGATTCTACGGCAAGAAGAAGGACACGACCCTGTTCTATACCTTCACCAACTTCACCTATCCACCGGTGATCTTCAAGTATGACCTGAAGACGGGCCGGAGCGAGCTGTTCCGCCGCACCGAGCTCCCCTTCGACCCGGCCGGCTTCGAGGCGAAGCAGGTGTTCTACCCCTCGAAGGACGGCACGAAGATCCCCATGTTCATCGTGCACAGGAAGGGGCTGGCGCTCACCGGCGACAACCCCACCTACTTGTACGGCTACGGTGGCTTCAACGCCAGCATGACACCGTCGTTCAGCGCCACGCTGATGCTCTGGCTGGAAAGCGGCGGCGTCTACGCCATGGCCAACCTGCGGGGCGGCGGCGAGTACGGCGAGAGCTGGCACCAGGCCGGCATGCGCGAAAAGAAGCAGAACGTGTTCGACGACTTCATCGCCGCGGCCGAGTACCTGATCCGCGAAAAGTACACCTCGTCGGAGCGGCTGGCCATCGCCGGCGGCTCCAACGGCGGGCTGCTCGTGGGCGCCTGCATGACCCAGCGCCCCGAGCTGTACAAAGTCGCCCTGCCGGCGGTGGGCGTGATGGACATGCTCCGCTTCCACAAGTTCACGGTGGGGTGGGGCTGGACCGTGGAGTATGGCACCAGCGACGACCCCGACCAGTTCAACTACCTGAAGGCGTACTCGCCGCTCCACAACCTGAAGCCGGGCGTGCGCTATCCGGCCACCCTGGTCACCACCGCCGATCACGACGACCGCGTGGTGCCGGCCCACTCGTTCAAGTTCATCGCCACGCTGCAGGCGTGCCAGGCCGGCCCGGACCCGGTGCTCATCCGCATCGAGACGCGCTCCGGCCACGGCGCCTCTTCGCTCACCAAGGGCCTCGACCTTCAGGCGGACACCTGGGCGTTCACGTTCTGGAACATGGGGGTGAAGCCGAAGGTCGGGGAATAG